In Uranotaenia lowii strain MFRU-FL chromosome 2, ASM2978415v1, whole genome shotgun sequence, one genomic interval encodes:
- the LOC129741460 gene encoding uncharacterized protein LOC129741460, which translates to MKIYLTILVTFVTVSIGSCEVHWKRPNIKTFLDAQGECASYLLIPEEQVQKYVQDSYPDEHRVRNLVRCLLLNINAWNKNNTIKHYVFKNFFKPSEEDSCYEKRTQECLVKTVDSLPADDVNGRAYQSFLCYYRYYGNLIHEEQFIPFDIDIQVKRAKESISVRNTSVETLQQFCKGNILGVHEAELVLSINYVRNGFFEDGGLNLDRLFTQCGKEAILSDHTRQCVETVKSQFCDQPARNYQLFAQCVQANEDLTLPLLEENSPLFLQLKGSSCDSSCGAIAVGPSSIVADGKPSFQRFFRL; encoded by the coding sequence atgaaaatttacttGACAATCCTAGTGACGTTTGTCACTGTTTCCATAGGCAGTTGTGAAGTTCACTGGAAGCGCCCCAACATCAAAACGTTCCTGGATGCTCAGGGAGAGTGTGCTAGTTATCTGCTGATACCGGAAGAACAGGTTCAGAAATACGTCCAAGATAGTTATCCAGATGAGCATAGAGTTAGGAATCTCGTTCGATGTCTTCTACTGAACATCAACGCCTGGAACAAAAACAACACCATCAAACACTACGTCTTCAAGAACTTCTTCAAACCATCGGAAGAGGACAGTTGCTACGAGAAACGAACCCAGGAATGTTTAGTGAAAACCGTAGACAGTTTACCGGCCGATGATGTGAATGGTAGAGCTTATCAGTCGTTCTTGTGCTACTACCGGTATTATGGGAATTTGATCCACGAAGAACAGTTCATTCCCTTCGACATCGATATTCAGGTCAAGCGAGCGAAGGAATCCATCAGTGTGCGAAATACTTCGGTCGAAACATTGCAGCAGTTCTGCAAGGGTAACATCCTGGGAGTTCACGAGGCCGAGTTAGTCCTATCGATAAACTACGTTCGAAACGGATTCTTCGAAGACGGTGGATTGAACCTTGATCGGTTATTTACACAGTGTGGCAAGGAAGCAATTTTATCCGATCACACCAGGCAATGTGTGGAAACCGTCAAATCGCAGTTCTGTGATCAACCAGCTCGAAACTATCAGCTTTTTGCCCAGTGTGTACAGGCTAACGAAGACCTAACGTTGCCGCTCCTAGAAGAAAACAGTCCCCTGTTTTTGCAACTTAAAGGATCATCTTGTGACAGCAGCTGCGGAGCTATTGCTGTAGGTCCTTCGAGCATCGTAGCTGATGGGAAACCTTCGTTCCAGCGATTTTTTA
- the LOC129747461 gene encoding leukocyte surface antigen CD53-like, which produces MVTESEPPQAGQASSGQRSEISRKRLNVTKYVVLTLTGLGVVFEIFQIILGASAGRMFKEYRIFIDHYYISLMDFIVVIGVLMLLISLFCCVGIILENVTIISTYVVLYTMMVILEIIGIVSSFNATTRMDAMLESRMFSTFALYLEDITAQGYVNHLQQTLECCGIHAPTDWHQWPGYVIPPSCHPGLVEGNAAFPEGCYGSLRRMLENIMNAVSTGTMIVIVFQLLCMLGTIWLLTTLRRFKRQQAATPRSTVNNETSISLSWDTVGDEKPRF; this is translated from the exons ATGGTTACCGAATCTGAGCCACCGCAAGCCGGACAAGCTTCCTCCGGGCAACGTTCGGAAATATCTAGGAAGAGGTTAAATGTCACTAAGTACGTAGTATTGACGTTGACCGGATTGGGAGTG GTCTTCGAGATATTTCAAATCATTCTCGGAGCCAGCGCTGGCCGAATGTTCAAGGAGTATCGCATCTTCATCGATCACTACTACATATCGCTGATGGACTTCATCGTGGTGATCGGAGTGCTAATGCTGCTGATTTCGCTCTTTTGCTGCGTGGGAATCATTCTGGAGAACGTCACCATTATATCAACG tacgTAGTTCTCTACACAATGATGGTAATTTTGGAAATCATCGGTATCGTGAGTTCGTTCAATGCCACAACAAGGATGGATGCCATGCTTGAATCCAGAATGTTCAGTACGTTTGCTCTTTATCTGGAAGATATAACCGCGCAAGGTTACGTTAACCATTTGCAGCAAACT tTGGAGTGCTGTGGAATCCACGCCCCCACGGATTGGCACCAATGGCCGGGGTACGTTATTCCACCATCGTGTCATCCCGGTTTGGTCGAAGGCAATGCAGCATTTCCGGAGGGTTGTTATGGAAGTTTGAGGCGAATGTTGGAGAACATTATGAACGCAGTATCGACGGGAACGATGATTGTCATCGTTTTTCAGCTACTATGCATGTTGGGAACCATCTGGCTTCTGACTACCTTGAGGCGCTTCAAGAGACAACAGGCCGCAACCCCCAGAAGTACGGTCAACAACGAAACATCGATTTCGCTCAGCTGGGATACCGTTGGCGATGAGAAACCTCGTTTCTGA